In the genome of Bubalus kerabau isolate K-KA32 ecotype Philippines breed swamp buffalo chromosome 8, PCC_UOA_SB_1v2, whole genome shotgun sequence, one region contains:
- the TMEM229A gene encoding transmembrane protein 229A, which yields MAGSDANEEGPVRRGGAARRPGAPGGRGSEAAASCPEPLSTAEAPAEGAVLPAWMRLYFYGMHGVTLDVLLSAAHRFARRPDLRMLGFSSPYRCLLHSLTHLALEKVYLQQRRCPSAFVFNFLLYPSAHVGLQTLAGALLHRVGGPGGAAAPGALDLALQYVLALYHCQVFLKRFLHLRYQRRQQLRGAPPAPAGARAPVTAGGRRRRPRGPRGAGGAPNQGLPDLLRFLFFGMHGFLDEIFFTFFFNLLGPGDGTSSGHTSLWSFFMYGSCSFVVEKLYFHLHYSRGWGTWKRVPFYVIFIYAWELSWGLGLRTWGACSWDYSHYPLNFMGLITLMYLPGWIFLSVYQDLLSNVLWRVQYVPSN from the coding sequence ATGGCCGGCAGCGACGCGAACGAAGAGGGTCCCGTGCGGAGGGGCGGCGCGGCGAGGCGTCCGGGGGCCCCAGGAGGGCGGGGAAGCGAGGCTGCCGCCAGCTGCCCGGAGCCGCTGTCCACTGCTGAAGCGCCGGCCGAGGGCGCCGTGCTGCCGGCTTGGATGCGCCTCTACTTCTACGGGATGCACGGGGTCACCCTGGACGTGCTCCTGTCCGCGGCGCACCGCTTCGCTCGCCGCCCGGACCTCCGGATGCTGGGCTTCTCCTCGCCCTACCGTTGCCTCCTGCACTCGCTCACCCACTTGGCCCTGGAGAAAGTCTACCTGCAGCAGCGGCGCTGCCCCAGCGCCTTCGTCTTCAATTTCCTCCTCTACCCCTCGGCCCACGTGGGGTTGCAGACCCTGGCGGGCGCGCTGCTCCACCGGGTCGGCGGGCCGGGGGGCGCAGCGGCGCCGGGGGCGCTGGACTTGGCCCTGCAGTACGTGCTGGCGCTCTACCACTGCCAAGTGTTCCTGAAGCGCTTCCTGCACTTGCGGTACCAGCGGCGGCAACAGCTGCGGGGCGCGCCCCCCGCCCCTGCGGGTGCCCGGGCCCCAGTGACAGCCGGTGGTAGGCGGCGGCGACCTCGCGGTCCCAGGGGCGCTGGGGGAGCCCCCAACCAGGGGCTGCCGGATCTGCTCCGCTTCCTTTTCTTCGGAATGCACGGTTTTTTGGATGAGATCTTCTTCACATTCTTCTTTAACCTGCTGGGGCCCGGGGACGGGACAAGCAGCGGCCACACGTCGCTCTGGTCCTTCTTTATGTACGGCAGCTGCAGTTTTGTGGTGGAAAAGCTCTATTTCCACCTCCACTACAGTCGGGGCTGGGGCACCTGGAAGCGAGTACCCTTCTACGTGATCTTCATCTACGCGTGGGAGTTGTCCTGGGGCCTGGGACTCCGCACTTGGGGCGCCTGTTCCTGGGACTATTCTCACTATCCGCTCAATTTCATGGGCCTTATCACGCTGATGTATTTACCTGGTTGGATATTCCTTAGTGTGTACCAGGACCTACTTTCCAATGTGTTGTGGCGGGTGCAATACGTACCATCTAACTAA